In Campylobacter concisus, the following are encoded in one genomic region:
- a CDS encoding YolD-like family protein produces the protein MASKDRAKIFSSFNPLSTLERALQQKEREKCEKLELDESKVDEILKKISELRLADEVYVSYHDGYTYTSASGLISDVNFKNKTLMVVKTRIKFEDINDLKII, from the coding sequence GTGGCGAGTAAAGATAGAGCAAAAATTTTTAGCTCGTTTAATCCCCTATCAACCCTAGAGCGAGCCCTGCAACAAAAAGAGCGAGAAAAATGCGAAAAACTTGAACTTGATGAGAGCAAGGTTGATGAAATTTTAAAAAAGATAAGCGAGCTAAGGCTGGCTGATGAAGTATATGTGAGCTATCATGACGGCTACACCTATACAAGTGCTAGCGGACTAATCTCTGACGTAAATTTCAAAAATAAAACTCTTATGGTTGTAAAAACTAGGATCAAATTTGAAGATATAAATGACCTAAAAATAATTTAG
- the feoB gene encoding ferrous iron transport protein B codes for MQIKVALAGQPNCGKSTVFNMISGIRQHIANYPGVTVDKKSGFFSIADVDVEMVDLPGTYSFSSYSLEEKVAKEFIVNEKPDVILNIIDASNLKRNLYLTFQLLEIGVPVVIVLNMLDVAKRRGIIIDSGKIAKILKCPIICASASKGEGKAEILDVLRNAKNLKQNYEEFKVNYEELEPFVLELQNSVSLDKGISTRWLCVKALENDAAALNLLKNSNTEIENLTVEQRAKFNEKTSKSIEGYLAALRYENASIVFSECVKETKKNQATLTDKIDKIILNRWLSFPILFAIIFAIYESSIVFGYKLTNYTWPLLAAIKNFVVDITPAADIAKVPLITDAAIWLVNSAVALLNYLPIFFILFAMIAILEDVGYMPRMAFVLDKIFKKFGLHGQSTLPLVLGGAFVGGCAVPGVMSTKGIADDRARMATILTVPLMNCLAKVPFYTLLLGAFYTTTIVAADGSKSIDASQMSVMMFYISTVTILAALLIAKFLTSTILKTRETAPFVMELPPYHLPTFKGVVIRACERVWLYIKKVCTIVIAVAVILFALLQFPGLSNEKQEHYANEEAKALANFEAAARKSSYYASVDSREKVAQLLNFYDGYKAKKMGGGKGVDEKYEAENPEFYKFVMPKTDQDAKAINLALRKLSTQRKTILREQKNDKIESSLLGMAGRALEPISKFAGFDWRINVAFLSSFAARESAVATLGSIYESGRATEASSGEEMRPEEAMRQSSGYTPLHAASIIVFMLLTPPCIATMIVVKMQTNSYAWMAFGIFFPFTLALVVSSLFFTLANSFGVGGLTAMGIYYFILLFFVIILGFMPQKRQNWSGGVKK; via the coding sequence TTGCAAATAAAAGTAGCTCTTGCGGGGCAGCCAAACTGCGGCAAATCCACCGTATTTAATATGATAAGCGGCATACGTCAGCATATCGCAAACTACCCAGGCGTTACCGTTGATAAAAAATCGGGATTTTTTAGCATCGCAGACGTGGACGTCGAGATGGTCGATCTGCCGGGTACTTATTCGTTTAGTTCGTATTCGCTTGAAGAAAAAGTCGCGAAAGAATTTATCGTAAACGAAAAGCCAGACGTCATTTTAAACATCATCGACGCTTCAAATTTAAAGCGAAATTTATACCTAACCTTTCAGCTGCTTGAAATCGGCGTTCCCGTCGTCATCGTCTTAAATATGCTAGACGTAGCAAAAAGACGCGGCATAATTATAGACTCCGGCAAAATAGCTAAAATTTTAAAATGTCCCATAATCTGTGCTAGTGCGTCAAAGGGCGAGGGCAAGGCTGAAATTTTAGACGTTTTAAGAAACGCTAAAAATCTAAAACAAAACTATGAAGAATTTAAGGTAAATTACGAAGAGTTGGAGCCTTTTGTTTTAGAGCTACAAAATAGCGTATCTTTAGATAAAGGCATAAGTACAAGATGGCTTTGCGTAAAAGCCCTTGAAAACGACGCTGCAGCCTTAAATTTGCTAAAAAACTCTAACACCGAGATAGAAAATTTGACGGTGGAGCAAAGGGCTAAATTTAACGAAAAGACCAGCAAAAGTATTGAGGGATATTTGGCTGCACTTAGATACGAAAACGCTAGCATAGTCTTTAGCGAGTGCGTAAAAGAGACCAAGAAAAATCAAGCCACGCTAACAGACAAGATAGATAAAATAATCCTAAATCGCTGGCTTAGTTTTCCGATCCTTTTTGCCATTATTTTTGCGATTTACGAGAGTAGTATAGTTTTTGGTTATAAGCTCACGAACTACACTTGGCCACTGCTTGCGGCTATTAAAAACTTTGTGGTAGATATTACGCCTGCGGCAGATATTGCTAAAGTACCGCTCATAACGGACGCCGCTATATGGCTGGTAAATTCTGCCGTCGCGCTTTTAAACTACTTACCGATATTTTTTATACTTTTTGCAATGATCGCGATTCTAGAGGATGTAGGATATATGCCAAGGATGGCGTTTGTCTTAGATAAAATTTTTAAAAAATTCGGCCTACACGGACAAAGCACCTTGCCGCTGGTACTTGGCGGGGCATTTGTAGGAGGCTGTGCGGTGCCGGGCGTCATGTCTACCAAGGGTATCGCCGACGATAGGGCGAGAATGGCGACTATTCTCACTGTTCCTTTGATGAACTGCCTAGCCAAGGTGCCTTTTTACACGCTGCTTTTGGGTGCATTTTATACGACTACGATCGTGGCGGCAGACGGGAGCAAAAGCATAGATGCTTCGCAAATGAGCGTAATGATGTTTTATATCTCGACTGTTACGATCCTGGCTGCGCTTTTGATAGCTAAATTTTTAACCTCGACGATTTTAAAGACGAGAGAGACCGCACCCTTTGTGATGGAGCTACCGCCTTATCACCTGCCGACGTTTAAGGGCGTCGTGATAAGAGCCTGCGAGCGCGTGTGGCTGTATATTAAAAAAGTCTGCACCATCGTCATTGCAGTAGCCGTGATACTCTTTGCGCTTTTACAGTTTCCAGGACTTTCAAACGAAAAGCAGGAGCATTATGCAAACGAAGAGGCTAAGGCTCTAGCGAATTTTGAAGCGGCTGCAAGAAAATCAAGCTATTATGCGAGTGTAGACAGCAGAGAAAAGGTTGCGCAATTACTAAATTTCTACGACGGATACAAAGCTAAAAAGATGGGCGGAGGCAAAGGCGTAGACGAAAAATATGAGGCCGAGAACCCAGAGTTTTACAAATTTGTAATGCCAAAAACCGATCAAGACGCAAAAGCGATAAATTTAGCACTTAGAAAACTCTCGACACAAAGAAAAACGATTTTAAGAGAGCAAAAAAACGACAAGATAGAAAGCTCACTCCTTGGTATGGCTGGACGTGCGCTTGAGCCTATATCAAAATTTGCAGGGTTTGACTGGAGGATAAATGTAGCGTTTTTAAGCTCATTTGCCGCCAGGGAGTCCGCAGTTGCGACGCTTGGTAGTATATACGAAAGCGGTAGAGCCACCGAGGCAAGTAGCGGTGAAGAGATGAGGCCTGAGGAAGCAATGAGGCAAAGTAGCGGCTATACTCCGCTTCATGCGGCCTCAATCATCGTTTTCATGCTGCTTACGCCGCCATGTATCGCTACGATGATCGTAGTAAAAATGCAGACGAACAGCTACGCGTGGATGGCGTTTGGGATATTTTTCCCTTTTACTCTAGCGCTCGTAGTTTCGTCGCTATTCTTTACTCTTGCAAATAGCTTTGGCGTAGGCGGTCTAACGGCCATGGGGATATATTATTTTATACTTTTGTTTTTTGTAATCATTTTAGGATTTATGCCGCAAAAACGCCAAAACTGGAGCGGCGGCGTCAAAAAGTAA
- a CDS encoding Fic family protein, producing the protein MKEEVSSNIIIPEPSFGSNLTNVILDLEKIRTKRLDGDVPLYIFFQLKNIFQILETLGSARIEGNNTTLSEYVEKIIDKNLTDESDDEIKSLENAIAFIEDNTDEKTIFDRAYISEIHKIITKGLTPPPKGEGSNYPGELRRHDVSIKKSGHIPPKHFILPDYFNKFIEFINEKHKEQYQLLMVAIAHHRFEFIHPFDNGNGRMGRLLNYAFLIKLGFKVKQDRLINPSSVFYANRDQYYDMLSRADTLEPRDLLAWCEYFLIGLKNEIEKIDYLLKKEYVEKIILLPMLKIALDREHITKQEFDILTYIVKKDDMCMKAEELDKFGIRKSKEKSNIMAKLKDKKMVRSITDGGRIYTIYFVNNYLLRSIMHVLKDSGFVSDFLNNNI; encoded by the coding sequence ATGAAAGAAGAAGTAAGTAGTAATATAATAATACCAGAGCCATCTTTTGGAAGTAATTTGACTAATGTTATTTTAGATTTGGAAAAGATAAGAACCAAAAGGCTTGACGGTGATGTACCTCTGTATATATTTTTTCAGCTTAAAAATATTTTTCAGATTTTAGAAACTTTAGGATCAGCTAGAATCGAAGGAAATAATACAACATTATCTGAATATGTTGAGAAGATTATAGACAAAAATTTGACAGATGAAAGCGACGATGAGATAAAAAGCTTAGAAAATGCTATAGCTTTTATAGAAGATAATACAGATGAAAAAACCATATTTGATCGTGCCTATATTTCAGAAATCCATAAAATTATTACAAAAGGCTTAACACCGCCGCCAAAAGGTGAAGGATCTAACTATCCTGGAGAATTAAGGCGACATGACGTAAGTATAAAAAAATCAGGACATATTCCACCAAAGCACTTTATATTGCCAGATTATTTTAATAAGTTTATAGAATTTATCAACGAAAAACATAAGGAGCAGTACCAGCTTTTAATGGTTGCTATTGCGCATCATAGGTTTGAGTTTATTCATCCATTTGACAATGGAAATGGTAGAATGGGTAGACTTTTAAATTATGCTTTTTTAATTAAGCTCGGATTTAAAGTTAAGCAAGATAGACTTATAAATCCGTCTTCTGTTTTTTACGCAAATAGAGATCAGTATTACGATATGTTATCACGTGCCGATACTTTAGAGCCTAGAGATTTGTTAGCTTGGTGTGAATATTTTTTAATAGGATTAAAAAATGAGATCGAAAAAATAGACTATCTTTTAAAAAAAGAATATGTAGAAAAAATTATACTTCTACCAATGCTTAAAATAGCACTAGATAGAGAACATATAACAAAACAAGAATTTGATATATTGACGTATATTGTTAAAAAAGATGATATGTGTATGAAAGCCGAAGAACTTGATAAATTTGGTATACGAAAATCAAAAGAAAAATCAAACATTATGGCAAAACTGAAAGATAAAAAAATGGTTAGATCCATAACTGATGGTGGAAGAATTTACACTATCTATTTTGTAAATAATTATCTTTTGCGTAGCATTATGCATGTATTAAAAGATAGTGGTTTTGTCTCTGATTTTTTAAATAATAATATTTAA
- a CDS encoding DUF4198 domain-containing protein: MKKSLALLAILGAFSVASAHDFWLFGQNGEKASVDIGFGHDFPKSEPIDAERVNNFEAPVILGKEGKIALKQSGENYHYEGVKLKEGTYAITGEYKPTFWTEDTDGKWHMGGTKETIKNAKFCRRATMSAKSVINVGAEDDFITKSTGQRLEIVPLANPAKFKVGEPFKVKVLFEGKPLKIATIDGTFDGFLKDKSAFHATTDLKGETEVLALRPGKWVLKVVHKFPYADAKKCDEETAIASFTFEVK; the protein is encoded by the coding sequence ATGAAAAAAAGTTTAGCTCTACTAGCTATTTTAGGTGCATTTAGCGTAGCAAGCGCGCATGATTTTTGGCTGTTTGGACAAAACGGTGAAAAAGCTAGCGTAGATATAGGTTTTGGGCATGATTTTCCAAAATCAGAACCGATTGACGCTGAGCGCGTAAACAACTTTGAAGCGCCCGTGATCCTTGGCAAAGAGGGCAAAATCGCACTAAAGCAAAGTGGAGAGAACTATCACTACGAGGGTGTGAAGCTAAAAGAGGGCACCTACGCGATTACCGGCGAATACAAGCCTACATTTTGGACGGAAGATACCGATGGCAAATGGCACATGGGCGGTACTAAAGAAACGATAAAAAATGCTAAATTTTGCCGCCGCGCTACCATGAGCGCAAAAAGCGTCATAAATGTCGGCGCAGAAGATGACTTTATAACCAAATCTACAGGACAACGCCTGGAAATCGTGCCTCTAGCAAATCCTGCAAAATTTAAAGTCGGTGAGCCGTTTAAAGTGAAAGTATTGTTTGAGGGTAAACCGTTAAAAATTGCGACTATTGACGGCACATTTGATGGATTTTTGAAAGACAAAAGCGCATTTCATGCAACTACCGATCTAAAAGGAGAAACCGAGGTTTTAGCGCTTAGACCAGGAAAATGGGTGCTAAAAGTAGTGCATAAATTCCCTTACGCAGACGCTAAAAAATGCGACGAAGAGACGGCAATCGCCTCTTTTACGTTTGAAGTAAAATAA
- a CDS encoding TonB-dependent receptor: protein MKRISLSRLTAALLILTNSAVAAEDIVLGEVSVTANKISENLKDVPQSISVISDVDLEERGVKNVEELVKTIPNISGVGGMYEGISTRGLNPSIYTSSNPVTVYIGGVAQSNKDAAYIPVTNIDHVEVLRGPSSAIYGKDSIGGIINIVLKEPENEWRGSVGTEYGSNKYMLGLFETNGALIDDKLFLGLNGSASKEDGWIINDLNGDKANDKKNYNFGLNLKIVPTDRLTVKIRGDVFHRQDDSLDELFIPKSRFYDISKSEVKHINLETPARVKQTSTSGAIDLKYEFDKFDVTSATTFRRAKKDGLYDEDFGSKATYLHPDHYGLVTFLNSKNDTLSQELRFSSIDEQSFKWVGGLYFEKEKQVFGPIGDQYGYGGNTIVEDWPSVNRAQTISTFGQVIYPVTSRFDVTLGGRLQQIKKHTKVDYFSYPLGHTPGTPVFSMDEKETFRTFCLNLHLDTILPTS, encoded by the coding sequence ATGAAAAGAATTTCTCTATCTAGACTAACGGCTGCTTTATTGATTCTTACAAATTCAGCCGTAGCCGCAGAAGATATAGTACTTGGTGAAGTTTCGGTTACCGCAAACAAAATCAGTGAGAATTTAAAGGATGTGCCTCAAAGTATCAGTGTAATTAGTGATGTTGATTTAGAGGAGCGAGGCGTAAAAAATGTAGAAGAGCTGGTAAAAACTATACCAAATATCAGCGGTGTAGGTGGAATGTATGAGGGTATCAGTACTAGAGGATTAAACCCATCCATATACACTAGCTCAAACCCAGTAACTGTCTACATAGGCGGTGTGGCACAGAGTAACAAAGATGCAGCCTACATTCCAGTAACCAACATTGACCATGTCGAAGTTTTAAGAGGTCCTAGTAGTGCGATTTATGGCAAAGACTCTATCGGTGGCATAATCAATATCGTCTTAAAAGAGCCCGAAAATGAATGGAGGGGCAGTGTCGGTACCGAATATGGATCGAACAAATACATGCTGGGCCTCTTTGAAACAAACGGTGCACTAATCGATGATAAGCTATTTTTGGGCTTAAATGGCTCGGCATCCAAAGAAGATGGCTGGATCATAAACGATCTAAACGGAGATAAAGCCAATGATAAGAAAAATTATAACTTTGGTTTAAATTTAAAGATTGTTCCAACTGACCGTCTTACTGTAAAAATTCGTGGTGACGTTTTCCACCGACAGGATGACTCGCTTGACGAACTTTTTATCCCAAAGAGTAGATTTTATGATATCTCAAAAAGCGAAGTCAAACATATCAATTTAGAAACTCCGGCTCGCGTAAAGCAGACTTCAACATCTGGTGCGATAGATCTAAAATATGAATTTGATAAATTTGATGTAACATCGGCTACGACTTTTCGTAGAGCTAAAAAAGATGGACTTTACGACGAGGACTTTGGTAGCAAGGCAACTTATCTTCATCCAGACCACTACGGGCTAGTTACTTTTTTAAACTCTAAAAACGATACTTTATCGCAGGAGCTTAGATTTAGCAGTATAGATGAGCAAAGCTTTAAGTGGGTTGGCGGATTATACTTTGAAAAGGAAAAGCAAGTTTTTGGTCCTATCGGCGATCAATATGGCTATGGTGGTAACACGATAGTAGAGGATTGGCCGTCTGTAAATCGTGCGCAGACAATATCGACATTTGGTCAAGTTATCTATCCAGTTACTAGTAGATTTGACGTGACACTAGGCGGTAGATTACAACAGATTAAAAAACATACCAAGGTTGATTATTTCTCTTATCCACTAGGACATACTCCTGGTACACCAGTGTTTTCAATGGATGAAAAAGAGACTTTTAGAACATTTTGCCTAAATTTGCACTTGGATACGATCTTACCAACGAGCTAA
- a CDS encoding TonB-dependent receptor, giving the protein MPKFALGYDLTNELNIYAMYSKGYLAGGFNFYTTGGSRKDNKFDAQTSDDYEIGLKGTYDSFRFSTALFYMAIKGTHIFYTDPNNSNIYYISNADKSTSMGVEFEGTLKASKEIDINLAASLLKTKYGNYINKDGSNNKGNRIEKNPEYKISLGASYYAPMGIYARLDGNMIGKTYFDEQNTLAQKSYFTADAKVGYLKDSFDVYLYVKNLTDKEYFTHARARASNALVTYGKGRTFGIGVKYSF; this is encoded by the coding sequence TTGCCTAAATTTGCACTTGGATACGATCTTACCAACGAGCTAAATATCTACGCGATGTATTCAAAAGGCTACTTAGCAGGTGGCTTTAACTTTTATACAACTGGTGGCAGTAGAAAAGATAATAAATTTGACGCTCAGACAAGTGATGATTACGAAATCGGCTTAAAAGGCACATATGATAGTTTCAGATTTTCTACAGCGTTATTTTATATGGCCATTAAAGGTACTCACATATTCTATACCGACCCTAACAACTCTAACATATACTATATATCAAATGCCGATAAATCAACATCTATGGGCGTAGAATTTGAAGGCACTCTAAAAGCTAGCAAGGAGATTGATATAAATTTGGCCGCAAGCCTACTTAAAACTAAATATGGCAACTATATCAATAAAGACGGCTCAAATAATAAAGGCAATAGAATCGAGAAAAACCCAGAGTATAAAATTTCTCTTGGTGCCTCATATTACGCTCCGATGGGAATTTATGCCAGACTTGATGGAAACATGATAGGTAAGACATATTTTGATGAGCAAAATACGCTTGCTCAAAAGAGCTACTTTACAGCAGATGCAAAAGTTGGTTATCTAAAAGATAGCTTTGATGTATATCTTTATGTCAAAAATTTAACCGACAAAGAGTACTTTACGCATGCTAGAGCCAGAGCTAGCAACGCCCTTGTTACTTACGGCAAAGGTAGAACCTTTGGCATAGGCGTAAAATATAGTTTTTAA
- a CDS encoding DNA repair protein, which yields MKNEVQKFYAVIDLKSFYASVECVERGLDPFKADLVVADDSRGNGSVCLAVSPALRAKGVKNRCRLFEIPKAIKFIIAPPRMQFYIDYAAKIYEIYLKYVSKDDIYVYSIDEAFIDLTSYVKFYNTDAKSIAKKIMDEILKTTGVTATCGMGTNLYLAKIALDILAKHSDDGIAFLDEQLYKERLWTHQPLDDFWRIGKQTRLKLEKHGIFCMKDIANAPRSLLEKFFGVDAYITIDHANGIEPTTIADIKAYKPSTKSYFSSEILPRDYERCEAVVVLKEMADRLALRMINKEVMASGITINIKFADKLEPLQRASVRFKTPTNVSSVLMSLVEELLLNKIKNVGLIRQISISANDVVKENLTHQSLFEDDTKEKAVLKSLNLIKEKFGKNSVLRAIDLLPEATGQDRNKKIGGHKSGE from the coding sequence ATGAAAAACGAAGTGCAAAAATTTTATGCCGTCATTGATCTAAAGTCATTTTACGCCTCAGTTGAGTGTGTGGAGCGAGGACTTGATCCGTTTAAAGCCGATCTAGTCGTAGCTGACGATAGTCGCGGCAACGGAAGTGTTTGCCTAGCCGTTAGCCCAGCCCTTAGAGCCAAAGGTGTGAAAAATAGATGCAGGCTTTTTGAAATACCAAAGGCTATAAAATTTATCATCGCACCGCCTAGAATGCAGTTTTACATCGACTATGCGGCCAAAATTTATGAGATATACCTAAAATATGTTTCAAAAGATGATATCTATGTTTATTCTATCGATGAGGCCTTTATCGATCTTACTTCTTATGTTAAATTTTATAATACCGATGCAAAATCCATAGCCAAAAAGATAATGGATGAAATTTTAAAAACTACTGGCGTGACAGCCACTTGTGGCATGGGTACAAATTTATACCTCGCAAAAATCGCCCTTGATATCCTGGCTAAGCACAGTGATGATGGGATTGCATTTTTAGACGAGCAGCTTTATAAAGAACGTCTTTGGACACATCAACCGCTAGATGACTTTTGGCGTATCGGTAAGCAAACTAGGCTAAAGCTGGAAAAACATGGAATTTTTTGTATGAAAGATATAGCAAATGCTCCGCGAAGCCTACTTGAGAAATTTTTTGGAGTTGATGCCTATATAACGATAGATCACGCAAATGGCATAGAGCCAACGACAATAGCTGACATAAAAGCATATAAACCAAGCACAAAATCCTACTTTAGCTCTGAAATTTTACCAAGAGATTATGAGCGTTGCGAGGCGGTAGTCGTACTAAAAGAGATGGCTGATAGGCTAGCGCTTAGGATGATCAACAAAGAAGTAATGGCAAGTGGAATAACGATAAATATAAAATTTGCCGATAAGCTTGAGCCACTACAACGTGCAAGCGTTCGGTTTAAGACACCAACAAATGTCTCAAGTGTGCTGATGAGTTTGGTCGAAGAGCTACTTTTAAACAAGATAAAAAATGTTGGGCTGATTAGGCAAATTAGCATCAGTGCAAACGACGTAGTAAAAGAGAACCTAACTCACCAAAGTCTTTTTGAGGATGATACTAAAGAAAAGGCGGTTTTAAAGTCCCTAAATCTCATAAAAGAAAAATTTGGTAAAAACTCGGTTTTAAGAGCTATCGATCTACTACCAGAAGCCACTGGGCAAGACCGAAATAAAAAGATCGGAGGGCACAAAAGTGGCGAGTAA
- a CDS encoding FeoA family protein, whose translation MNLSDAKIGNLYEIKGLKADGKLLLKLLDMGFINGAVVEAVRLAPLLDPIELKIQGCLISLRKSEAALVEVEICK comes from the coding sequence ATGAATCTTAGCGATGCAAAGATCGGAAATTTATACGAGATAAAGGGGCTAAAAGCAGACGGTAAATTGCTTTTAAAGTTGCTTGATATGGGCTTTATAAACGGAGCCGTCGTCGAGGCGGTAAGACTCGCTCCGCTTCTTGATCCCATAGAGCTTAAAATCCAAGGCTGTCTTATTTCGCTCAGAAAAAGCGAAGCGGCGTTAGTGGAGGTTGAAATTTGCAAATAA
- the aroC gene encoding chorismate synthase, with amino-acid sequence MNTFGKKLTLTTFGESHGVAIGGVIDGLPAGMKIDTQFIQSELDRRRPGQSNFTTARDEADKIEIFSGLFDGISTGAPIGFAIFNNNQKSNDYDNLREIFRPGHADFTYFKKYGFRDHRGGGRSSARETAIRVAGGAFAQLLLNEFNIEVLSGVFGIGKIFSDKIDFNFAKNSQIYALGNEEAMKEAVNKARNDHDSVGAVVLSVVKNAPAGLGEPLYDKLDSALAAALMGINGVKAVEIGAGVKASETFGSVNNDEMDELGFLSNNAGGILGGISSGEDIVLKSHFKPTPSIFKEQKTLNLQGEVVDFELRGRHDPCIGIRGSVVATAMIRLVIADMLLLNASTKLENLKKIYG; translated from the coding sequence TTGAATACATTTGGCAAAAAACTAACCCTAACAACATTTGGCGAGAGTCACGGAGTAGCCATAGGTGGCGTTATAGACGGTCTTCCTGCTGGAATGAAAATAGATACGCAGTTTATCCAAAGCGAGCTAGATAGACGCCGTCCCGGACAAAGCAACTTCACAACCGCAAGAGACGAGGCTGACAAGATAGAAATTTTTAGCGGCCTTTTTGATGGTATAAGCACTGGAGCACCGATAGGTTTTGCCATTTTTAATAACAATCAAAAGTCAAATGACTATGACAATTTACGTGAAATTTTCCGCCCTGGCCATGCTGATTTTACATATTTTAAAAAATATGGTTTTAGAGATCACAGGGGCGGTGGGCGTTCAAGTGCTAGAGAAACAGCCATTAGGGTAGCTGGTGGGGCTTTTGCACAGCTACTTTTAAATGAGTTTAATATTGAGGTTTTAAGCGGGGTATTTGGCATCGGCAAGATTTTTAGCGATAAGATAGACTTTAACTTTGCTAAAAATTCACAAATTTATGCTCTTGGCAACGAAGAAGCTATGAAAGAAGCGGTAAATAAAGCTAGAAATGACCACGATAGTGTCGGTGCAGTTGTTTTAAGTGTGGTTAAAAATGCTCCAGCTGGTCTTGGTGAGCCACTTTATGATAAGCTTGATAGTGCCTTGGCGGCGGCTTTAATGGGTATAAATGGTGTAAAAGCTGTCGAAATAGGTGCTGGTGTAAAAGCAAGTGAGACATTTGGGTCGGTAAATAACGATGAGATGGACGAGCTTGGCTTTTTAAGCAACAACGCAGGGGGTATACTTGGCGGTATAAGTAGTGGCGAAGATATCGTACTAAAGAGCCATTTCAAGCCTACACCTTCGATATTTAAAGAGCAAAAGACACTAAATTTACAAGGCGAAGTGGTGGACTTTGAGCTACGAGGTAGACACGATCCTTGTATAGGCATACGTGGTAGCGTCGTAGCAACTGCAATGATAAGGCTAGTTATCGCTGATATGCTACTACTAAATGCTAGCACAAAGCTTGAAAATTTAAAGAAAATTTATGGCTAA